A single Cyclopterus lumpus isolate fCycLum1 chromosome 15, fCycLum1.pri, whole genome shotgun sequence DNA region contains:
- the LOC117744322 gene encoding homeobox protein pv.1-like, whose translation MVKYFSADWLAQSHRYTALTRGAGMDSPTCRPHMPCMVQPCPPTFGKGYLQPKPKASQHVESSRQDSSLYSPFHPTSCASPISEMSGYSSGYESEAASSECLSVDEGSDAERDAPQRRVRTKFSPEQISKLEKIFNKHKYLDAGERVKTALRLNLTETQVRTWFQNRRMKLKREFQDYLAPQIPPVLFQTLPPVHQYHSAAGQRPHYPVHGAAFYQAPSPQLVLQQQMGPHHHPHHHPPPHLMIRNPHFY comes from the exons ATGGTGAAATACTTTTCCGCGGACTGGCTGGCGCAGAGCCATCGCTACACCGCGCTGACCCGCGGAGCTGGCATGGACTCGCCGACCTGCAGGCCCCATATGCCCTGCATGGTGCAGCCGTGCCCGCCGACTTTTGGCAAGGGTTACCTGCAGCCAAAGCCCAAAGCATCACAACATGTGGAGAGTAGCAGGCAGGACTCCAGCCTGTACTCCCCTTTTCATCCAACAAGCTGCGCCTCACCGA TTTCAGAAATGAGCGGTTATTCCTCCGGGTACGAGAGCGAGGCCGCGTCCTCTGAGTGCCTCTCTGTGGACGAGGGCAGCGACGCGGAGAGAGACGCGCCGCAGCGCCGCGTGCGCACAAAGTTCAGCCCCGAGCAGATCAGCAAACTTGAAAAGATCTTTAACAAGCACAAATACCTGGACGCCGGAGAGAGAGTGAAGACGGCACTGAGGCTGAACCTCACCGAGACTCAG GTGAGGACCTGGTTCCAGAACCGGAGGATGAAGCTGAAACGTGAATTTCAGGACTACCTCGCGCCCCAAATCCCACCGGTGTTGTTCCAGACTCTGCCCCCAGTTCACCAGTACCACAGCGCGGCCGGACAGCGACCCCACTACCCCGTTCACGGCGCGGCCTTCTACCAGGCCCCCTCCCCGCAGCTGgtcctccagcagcagatgGGCCCTCACcatcacccccaccaccacccccctccTCATCTCATGATCCGCAACCCACATTTCTACTGA